One Phyllopteryx taeniolatus isolate TA_2022b chromosome 3, UOR_Ptae_1.2, whole genome shotgun sequence genomic window, CTTTCTCTCAGAAGTTGACTGGCTCCGTTATAACAGAGTTTATTCACATTATATTTCAGACGCTACTTTCTGCTCTAGTGTatgagaaagaagaagaaaagagtgACGTTTGCATGCACTGCCTATGAACCGAAACGAAAGGTTCAGTCAATTGCCATAAACCGTCCCACTCCTAGTTACATTACTTAACTGTACTAAAATGTTCACAATCacctaatttttatttttaatcatcccaaaccagtctatgaaatttaatgtttgaccagcttgcaaaactgttaaattagcttacctgtgTTTGTGAGTTTTCTAGTGAGGAATGAAGTTTGATGTCATTATTGTTGTGTCTTAAAAGCGCGAGTTCCAAGCCATGCAGGTTGCaatcctctttttgcagacttcatcAAATTAAAATCGTTAAATCCAAATTGTGTTATTCTTGGCTGTCCTTCCATCGTTGTTCAAGCAGATGGCTACGTCGCACTGGCAACTGGCAAGTGCGCAACAATGagactgtgttgccaggttggAGCGAATAAATCCCCCAAAACGTttctaacttaaaaaaaaaaaaaaaaaaagacaaacggtCTTAAttaaatgcagatttccaactctaaacgagatgacgtagttcaagtcaaaagtcaagtctttctgaggtatttggcaagcaagtcgcaagtcataaaactggcaactcgagtcgactcaaagcaagtcatttgactcgaaTCACCCCCATCtccgtctcacacacacacacacacacacacacacacacacacacacgcgcacacacacgcttccCACTTTATGACAGAATAATGTGCTGCTAACACTGCAAAAGGTTGGGGCTCAAAATCACCAACCGGCTTCTCCCAGCATTAAAATTGTAATCCGGCAAAATAATCCTAATTTTTAATAACTGTAATCTGATGACATTCTTTTTTCTGTAACTGTAATGgaatagttacttttttttttttttttttttgtatactgaaTACGTAATCCCGTTACATGTACGCATTCCGTTACTCATCAAGCCTGCATATAAATGATATGATATTTTGAATGTAGAAATTAATACATCACTCGAGATAAcgataaatgttttaatttaattcacAAACAAAAAGTAACATGTTTCCTGCTATGCTACATAAAGCTTTTTATTGCCAACTACACAATAAACTGGAACGGTCACATATTTTATAGGCCATACATTCATAAAGTAGGGTTATATACATTTTAGAAATTATACTTTGGCCTGAACTGcccatttgactttttttttttttttacagcacttGATATATTGTTGCATGGCACAGTGTATTAGCAATCCTAACCCCACTTGCATACGATATATTGATGCAAACACCCTGGTGGACAACATGGAATGTGTCTGCTCACAAGGTTTATTACATTGTTTGTGAGTTTAGGTAATAAGAAACACAAGATAAGATAATGCACATAAACGCCCAGAACCACATcataatacccccccccccccccctccaactGTGTAATAGGCTACTCCGTCAATAATCATTAACACATACCGCGTCACACTCTATTTCATAGTCATCAATACTGTCAGCATTTGCAATATACCCACCTTGTCCTTGTCACTTCGTTTGAAGTTTCCATTACACCGAATTACAGTTTGCAAAGCAAGCtgcaaatatttaaatacaatgaGTTCAGCATGAAAAGATACTGTCTAAGGTGTATCCTTTTTTTCTAGATGCTTCTAATAAATATCCTATGGTCCCACAGCACTGTACAGAGTGCAGATGCACAAAGTTTTATGTGAAGTGTGTCTTGCAGTCATCCTTTATTACTTAAAGCATCTTCAACCTTTGTCCTGTCATTTTGTCACTTCCTTTTAGGCTGGAACCATAACAATTAGAGGGCACCAGTCATGCCGGGGAGGTGACTTTACTTCCCTCTGGACAGTTATGGTCACATTCTCTGCAAATGTCAACCATGCTTTTGCAGTGAAagtgaaaagaagaagaaaaaaacgccTCAAAAGAATAAAGCAAAGGGAGCTGAGGAGGGAGCCGGTCTAGTTGCTTTGTTTTTCACCAAAAGGCTTCGCTTTAAATATTGATGCTGTTGGAACCATTGCTGAGGACTGACCCCTTGGTAACCTCTGTGCTAACAGTGGAGAGCGGCACACTCTCATACCTCTCTGCAACACCCCAGCAGCGACAGTGCAACAGGGTGGACTTGAGCTGCTTCTGGAAGTTGTTGTTGAGGAACCCGTAGATGACTGGGTTGATACAGGTGGAGGCCATAGCGATGAGGTGGCAGAAGGAGAAGATGATGTCGTGGCCACAGGATGGGATGTCCTCGTGGTTCCAGTCAAACACTGTGTTGAAGATGTTGAGAGGGAGCCAGGAGAGAGCGAAGGCCACCACTATGGCGGTTAATAAGACGTTGATCCTTGTGGCGccttttttattcttttgcGTAGTGTTTCTGCCACGTTCCACCATGTCCTTCCTCCTCCGCAGCCGCAGATAGATGTGGAGATAGCATAGCATGATGAGGGAAAGGGGGAGGAAGTACTGGAAGATGAGCAAAGAGGTGGTGTACGCCTGGCGTGCTTGAACCGACGGCCAGCGCTCCATACAAACAAGTTGGTCGTTGATCGGGAAGGGGACGGTGAGGTTCTGGAAAGGCAATGTAAGGATGCTGTACTTGACGAAAGGCACAGAGATTAAACAGCCTGTGATCCAGGTGAGAGCCACCGCTAAGTAGGACTGCCTTGCCATCGGCTTCCATCCAGTGGGGTGGACAATGAGCTGGTAGCGCTCCATGGCGATGAGGACTAGGGAGAAGATGGACACAGTGACTGATATACACTGGATGAAGGGTGTGAGCTTGCACAGAGTCTCTCCGAGGATCCAGCGGTCCATCAGCGTGTAGATGATAGTGACCGGCAGGCACACGACGCACATCAGGATGTCGGAGACGGACAGATTGGCGATGAGGATGTTGGTGACATTGCGCATCTCCTTGTGCCTGATGATAACAAACACCAGGCACGAGTTCCCGACGAGACCCACCGCCAGAACAGCGCTGTACGCTATAATGAGGAAGGTGGTGCCGCTCAACGAGAGCGAGCAATCCTCAGTGAAATTCCACGGAATCTCTTTCCACGAGGCTTGATTGTAGTTGCTGTTGGGCTGTTGCTCCATTATGTTGGGCTCACTTGAAATGCACAGGGGTTGTTGGGTCAactattttgtaattattttacgAATGATGTTGGCAATCTTTCAAGagtttcattatttttctcTGTGCAGTAGTCTTCATTTTCTgccagggaaaaaaataaaagttctcATCATGAAAAGGGAAAGTTCTcatcactgtaaaaaaaaaaaaatgaactcaaaatttcaAGGCAACAAACTTTCAAATAATATTTCAAGTTGGACaattcaacaaaatgttttaagttttgcttttgtgaaagtTGGCTTTCCCGCATTTCACGAAGAAACAAGACTTCATAGAACTGTCCCTTGTTTTGAACTCCAACTTGAAGATACTGTATAAGTAAAAACAACTCAGCAAATTGTTTGCTTTGTTGTGCTAGCTAACATTGTTGCCATGAATGttaatattttggtattttatagTTTTTCCAACTTCAATTACTGTTTTAGGCGGCATGGTGATAactggatagcacatctgcctcacagttctgaggtcccgggttcaaatccggctgtcctgtgtggagtttgcatttcgccctgtacctgtgtgggttttctccaggcactctggtttcctcccacattccaaaaacatgcatggtagcagTTGGCTGGCACTAGTTTaggatgtaccccgccactcgcccagagatgggcgccagcacacccgcaaccctagtgaggataagtggtacggtaAATGGAAGGATGAAATTACTGTTTTACTCCCagaaataccttttttttttttttttttttacactgttgaGATATGGAAATAACACTTACCCTGCTGAGAATGACAGTTTCAGAATAGCTTGTTTCATTTGCATATATGCGGAATGTCACTCATTCAGCAGATTTGTCTTCATCACTATCCTGCCTGGCGGTAGCACATTGAACTGTGCAGATCAAGACTTTATAGCGTTTCTGAAATAGCTTGTGATTTCCACCATAATGATGGAGGTAATGACTGCTCTGAGACAATCAATCTGTCTCACGACTTCAGTATTCTTGAGGAGGAGAATGTGCTCAATTTCCATCTTTGAAGGAACATGCCTTCAAAACGGGCATTGATATGATGaacttttgtcattttcctcATCACTCATTAGTCGATCCTTTTAATCGTTTTGCCATATGCAGACATATAAGGGGCAGAGCTGCAAAGCCATTCCTACATCTTTGTTGATCACAGCTCTTTCACCATGAATGGGGGAGGTAAATAAAGCTATCCCTAATCATGTTAATTAGGAATCTGCAAATAAGAACAAAGCCCTAATGtcattaacgtgcatgtttgcCAAAATGGCTGCTCAGAGAAAGGTCCATTGCACaatcaaaacagaacaaaacagtgagtgtgcacgtgtgtgtctgtgtgtgtgtgtacattcatttCAAGGCTGACTTCGTCTGTTTTGTCCACAGCTCAGTTCTGCAAAAAGCGTGGCTTGCAACAGCTATGCTAACAGAATGAAACCGACCTGAGATAACATATTTATAACCTTTTATTTAAAGAGCCCTTAACGCTGATACCTGATGACAAGTGGGACATAAATTGCTTGTGGCTATCTCTGTTATGTCCTATTATGGTGCTGTTTGGTCTGTGGTGATTACAAAGAAATCAAGGGCAATGATCTGGACTTGGAGCCCAAAACAAAGCTGTTTCAACTTTTGCAATATTTAAACCAACAGAAAAGCTCAACTTGAAAAAAACCTACTTATTgtattgaatgaaaaatatattagaCTACAGATTATGCAGCTAATTAGATGCTATTAGCTACTAAATAAAGTTTTTGGATAAACTGTTTTATGCGCTTTACCTTGActaaaagtttgttttaaaaggaaatatactgtacatatataaaaaGACATCGTAATGAATACATGTCTGTATAATCTGTATAATTTGCTGACTGAGTCTCGAATATGAATATTTTACCTTCTCTTGACCGGCGTAAATCCAGCACAGCGGATGGCGCAACAGTGTGCTGGCCGGTGTTGGTAATCTCGTCGACCTGACAGCGGGCAGGCTGCAccactgtgggagtgtttacagCTGACTTCATTCAGCGCCACTCaaagcagctcctctcattccctttaaatgtggtgcaACTGACAGTCTCAACAGAGACATCTCTGTGGGGAAGAGGACAATGCCTAATCGCAGCGATCCATgcatgagtggagcattgtcgcTGCTCTTGGCCgatgtggcaacagacaatgtaaatacagaatgagctggtgataaccgctggtGACTTGAATATgtccggcacggtgaacgactggttagagcgtctgcctcacagttctgaggaccagggttcaatccccggccccgcctgtgtggagtttgcatgttctccccgtgcctgcgtgggttttctccgggcactccggtttcctcccacatcccaaaaacatgcatgctaggttaattgacaactctaaattgcccataggcgtgaatgtgagtgcgaatggttgtttgtttgtatgtgccctgcgattggctggcaatcagttcagggtgtaccccgcctcctgcccgatgatagctgggataggctccaccacgcccgcgacccttgtgaggagaagcggctcagaaaatggatggatggatggatatatatatatatatggatggatatatatatatatatatatatatatatacacacacacacacagtgtcacCAGAAactattcacaccccttcactttttccacattttgctgttatagacttattctaaagctttttttttttctaaagtttttattttaaaaaataataataatctacataaaatatgccatttgacaaagtaaaaacatgttttcagacAGTtaagcaaatttattgaaaacataCATAACGTACATCATTACTTACagccttggcttaatattttgttgacacacctttggcagcaatcacagcctcaagtcttcttgggtatgtctctacaAGCATGGCACaaatgttttggggcattttctcccattcttctctgcagagcctctcaaggtcagtgaggttggatgggcagcgtcggtggacagccatttttaggtctttccagagatgttcgattggattcaagtccgggcttTGGCTGGACCCCTCGACATTCACAGGCATAcccctgaagccactcctttgttatcttggctgtgtgctttgggtcactgtcgtgttggaaggtgatTCGACACCCTAGCCTGAGTTCCATAGCACTCTGGAGCCAGTCCTCgtgaagaatttctctatatttggcagctgtcatcttatcctctatgcggactagtcgcccagttcctgtggcggaaaaacagccccacagcatgatgctgccaccatcatgcttcacagtagaGATGGTATTAGcaaggtgatgagcagtgcctcttcttctccagatatgatgcttgcaattcaggccaaaaagttctgttTTGGTTTTATCAGACCAGAGACTGTTTTGTCTGCCGGTCAGAGAATCCTTAAGGtcccttttggcaaactccaagcgggctgGCATGTGCTTGGAGCTCCGCAATAGTGagcatagggttcttgttcacctctctgaccaaggcccttcttccccggttactcagcttggttGGATCCCGggggttccaaacttcttccatttctgaATAATCGGGACCACGGTGCTTTTcaggaccttcaatgctgctgaaattcttttgtatcatTCCCcaaatttgtgccttgacacaatccggtcACAATTCCTCAGAcgtcattgcttggtttctgctctgacatgcactgccaactatgagaccttatatagacaggtgtgtgccattccaaatgatgttcaatcaaatgtttttaccacaggtggactccattcaagttgaaGAATTATCTCAAGAATGATCattggaaatcagatgcacctgagcttaagtttcatagcaaagggtgtgaacacttttgtacctattatgtttgaatgtttacatatttttattatatttacacaaatgtctgaaaatatgtttttactttgtcattatgggatattttatgttgatttcattgtatttatttcattttttaaaagaaaactatactcaaatcaactttagaataagtctgtaagaaagcaaaatgtggaaaacgtgaaggggcGTGAATACTTTATGGTGGCACTgtatagctagatagatagatagatagatagatagatagatagatagatagatagatagatagatagatagatagatagatagatagatacagagGTGcgtggacatatttaagtcgccagcggTTATCGTCAGTTCATTTTGTATCCCTCGCTCACGTTGTCTGTTGGCACTCACACATGGATCGCGGCAATCACACgtcgtcctcttccgcacagagatgtctccgtCATTTGCTCCGTATTTAAACGGAATGAGAGGAGACACTTTGATTGATTGCTGTAAACACTCCGCTTTGTCGGCCTACGCTtgtctacgaaattaccaacacccgTCTAACCCATCTCTGACGCGCAGTTGTGTCATCCGCCGAGCCGGATTTATGCCGTTCATGAAAAGAGAGCCCTATGAGTCACAAGAATTTTTCTGTCTGTCGATTTATTGATCTATTGAGCTCATCTAGAGAAGATAAAATATCCAGATTAAAGACTAAATATGCAAATTATACAGATATAGTTATTTTGATGATCTATAAAGACACCAAgccaaaaaacaattattgaaGTGGTATAtactgcatgtgttttttttttgttttttttaaattcaatagaAAACTTTAAAGGACATCCATCACATGCAGTCATGGCACCCACACGCAACAACAGGCACCGGTCTGGACTTGCTCATGCACAAATGGGAGACAGCAGTGGCAGGAAGAGAAACATGACAGGATGAAAAAGTGTGAAAGTGGCAATCTGCGGGCGCATGTCCTGCCCACCATCCCTCCTGTGGTGTGTCTGCAGCTCGAGcctcaatttgttttttgtttgtttttttgttttgttttttgctgtttgtgtgtgcaaggTATATTATCTCAGACTGGTGGAGGAGACTTGTTCGGCTGCCCCTGCACAAGTACGTTTACGGATCTCCCGTACGGGGAACACCCGGCACAATATAAGCGCGCCACTTTGCTCAAAG contains:
- the npy8br gene encoding neuropeptide Y receptor Y8b, which produces MEQQPNSNYNQASWKEIPWNFTEDCSLSLSGTTFLIIAYSAVLAVGLVGNSCLVFVIIRHKEMRNVTNILIANLSVSDILMCVVCLPVTIIYTLMDRWILGETLCKLTPFIQCISVTVSIFSLVLIAMERYQLIVHPTGWKPMARQSYLAVALTWITGCLISVPFVKYSILTLPFQNLTVPFPINDQLVCMERWPSVQARQAYTTSLLIFQYFLPLSLIMLCYLHIYLRLRRRKDMVERGRNTTQKNKKGATRINVLLTAIVVAFALSWLPLNIFNTVFDWNHEDIPSCGHDIIFSFCHLIAMASTCINPVIYGFLNNNFQKQLKSTLLHCRCWGVAERYESVPLSTVSTEVTKGSVLSNGSNSINI